The following proteins are encoded in a genomic region of bacterium:
- a CDS encoding succinate dehydrogenase/fumarate reductase iron-sulfur subunit, whose translation MRLKVYRSGHDTSSHFDLFELVAVPGATVLSLLFDARDRYDDSLAFRYSCRGAVCGSCAMLINNVPRLACRTQVEPLLGRGPSGQGFQGSGRPGPSDPRTPEPDEVLVEPLPHLPVLKDLVVDMTKFFVFLREVQPVLRPAREAPGREYRMEPSAARELERYTNCILCGACYGACPVCGENPEYLGPAALAQLYRFHIDPREARDGSRLALADKPDGWWACRFYANCRDVCPKGVPPNLAIGRARQELKPRNPHPCPLPEGEGRGQGPNVGGEADVEN comes from the coding sequence ATGAGGTTGAAGGTCTATCGATCTGGACACGACACGAGCTCACACTTCGACTTGTTCGAACTAGTGGCGGTGCCCGGTGCTACCGTTCTATCGCTGCTGTTCGATGCTCGTGACCGGTACGACGATTCGTTGGCCTTCCGATACTCGTGCCGCGGGGCGGTCTGCGGCAGTTGCGCGATGCTCATCAACAACGTGCCGCGACTGGCTTGCCGAACTCAGGTCGAACCCTTACTGGGAAGGGGTCCCAGTGGTCAAGGGTTCCAGGGTTCCGGCCGGCCCGGACCCTCGGACCCCAGAACCCCAGAACCCGATGAGGTGCTGGTCGAGCCGCTCCCGCATCTGCCGGTCTTGAAGGACCTTGTCGTTGACATGACGAAGTTCTTTGTTTTCTTGCGGGAGGTGCAGCCCGTGCTTCGCCCGGCCAGGGAGGCACCCGGACGCGAATACCGGATGGAACCATCAGCGGCGAGAGAACTCGAACGCTACACCAACTGTATCCTCTGCGGCGCATGTTACGGGGCTTGCCCGGTTTGTGGTGAGAATCCCGAGTACCTGGGGCCGGCCGCGCTCGCGCAGCTCTACCGTTTCCACATCGACCCGCGCGAAGCCCGTGACGGTTCGCGTCTCGCACTAGCCGACAAGCCCGACGGCTGGTGGGCCTGCCGGTTCTACGCGAATTGCCGTGATGTATGTCCTAAGGGAGTGCCGCCAAACCTGGCCATCGGCCGGGCGCGGCAGGAGCTGAAACCGAGAAACCCTCACCCTTGCCCTCTCCCAGAGGGAGAGGGAAGGGGGCAGGGCCCTAACGTGGGAGGAGAGGCCGATGTCGAGAACTGA